A single window of Lutzomyia longipalpis isolate SR_M1_2022 chromosome 1, ASM2433408v1 DNA harbors:
- the LOC129797694 gene encoding transport and Golgi organization protein 2 — translation MCILFFIANANPVPDGYKLILASNRDEFYGRPASQASAWNDSYPHVFGGRDMEPGREGGTWLALGSKNGVTKIGALLNITGEKRNPNALGRGPIVTNYVSGDLTNRQYAEELLENHLTYNSFNMVSIELENSRASILHTSNAPPGTMEFPEKEVHGFGNSPYTIPLQKVVKGKEKFRNIVKMSGSGNLVHDLMEFLKDDEKHWPDDELSRRAPKWAEKLSSVYVKMPIEGYGSRTRTVILIDSNDRMDFFEETMAGTDPDGEWKKAHIHKQL, via the exons ATGtgtattttattcttcattgcAAACGCTAATCCAGTTCCTGATGGCTACAAACTCATCCTGGCCTCCAATCGAGATGAGTTCTACGGACGTCCAGCATCACAAGCCTCAGCTTGGAATGATAGCTATCCACACGTATTTGGAG gACGCGACATGGAGCCAGGACGTGAAGGTGGAACTTGGTTGGCTCTTGGCTCAAAAAATGGTGTGACGAAAATAGGGGCACTTTTGAACATTACAGGTGAAAAGAGAAATCCAAATGCCTTAG GTCGAGGGCCAATTGTTACTAATTATGTTTCGGGAGATCTTACCAATCGTCAATACGCCGAAGAACTGCTTGAGAATCATCTGACCTACAATTCCTTCAACATGGTCTCAATTGAATTGGa aAATTCACGTGCTTCAATTTTACACACGAGCAACGCTCCACCGGGAACCATGGAGTTTCCGGAGAAAGAAGTGCACGGTTTTGGAAATAGTCCATACACCATTCCTCTGCAAAAGGTGGTTAAGGGCAAAGAGAAATTCCGTAACATTGTTAAGATGTCTGGAAGCGGGAATTTGGTGCATGATTTAATGGAATTCCTCAAGGACGACGAAAAGCACTGGCCAGACGACGAATTATCACGCCGTGCACCCAAATGGGCGGAAAAACTCAGTTCAGTCTACGTCAAAATGCCCATTGAAGGCTACGGAAGTCGTACCCGAACTGTTATTCTCATCGATAGTAACGATCGAAtggacttttttgaggaaactatGGCGGGAACTGATCCCGATGGTGAATGGAAGAAAGCCCACATTCACAAGCAACTGTGa